The nucleotide window ATGCCGGTGTTGAGCACCTGTGGTACAAAGCCGGCACCGATGCCCTGAATTTTATGCGGACCGGCGCGCCCTTCGGATAAAACCGGCGAATCCTCCGGCTCGACGGCAACGATTTTAATGGCGGGGTTCTGCGATTTGAGGAACTCGCCCGTACCGGTAACCGTCCCGCCTGTGCCGACACCGGCAACGAAAATGTCGACCTTACCGTCTGTATCTGCCCAGATTTCCGGGCCTGTCGTCTCCCTGTGGACAGTTGGGTTTGCCGGATTTGTAAACTGGCCGGGGATAAAAGCGTTCGGAATTTCGGCCGCCAGTTCATCAGCCCTAGCGATGGCACCCTTCATGCCCTTGGCGCCTTCCGTTAAAACAAGCTCCGCGCCGTAAGCCTTTAAGAGGTTGCGCCGCTCGACACTCATCGTCTCCGGCATTGTCAGGATGACACGATACCCGCGCGAGGCCGCGACAGAGGCCAGCCCGATGCCTGTATTGCCGCTCGTCGGCTCGATGATGACAGATTCCGGCGTCAGCAGTCCTTTTTGTTCGGCATCGTCAAGCATTGCTTTGGCAATTCGGTCCTTGACGCTCCCGGCTGGGTTAAAGTATTCCAGCTTTGCCACGACCGACGCGGCCAAGCCGTGCTTTTTACCGTAGTTTGACAGCTCCAGAAGCGGTGTTCTGCCAATGAGCGCCGACAGGCTTTTAAAGATTTTTGACATGTCGTTGACCTCCATAAATTTATAATATAATTCATATATGTTTGATATGCTTTATAATATGCTTCCAAATTTTATTTGTCAAGACCTTTTTTAAAAATATTTATACTAATTTTATATGATTAATATGTCTTGACAGGGGCGGTCATTTATAATTATAATACATATATCTAAAGTATGAATTGGTGGTGAGGCGATGAAACTGTCGGCAAAAGGCCGGTATGCACTGGCGTCACTCGTCAGTCTGGCG belongs to Oscillospiraceae bacterium CM and includes:
- the cysK gene encoding cysteine synthase A, which translates into the protein MSKIFKSLSALIGRTPLLELSNYGKKHGLAASVVAKLEYFNPAGSVKDRIAKAMLDDAEQKGLLTPESVIIEPTSGNTGIGLASVAASRGYRVILTMPETMSVERRNLLKAYGAELVLTEGAKGMKGAIARADELAAEIPNAFIPGQFTNPANPTVHRETTGPEIWADTDGKVDIFVAGVGTGGTVTGTGEFLKSQNPAIKIVAVEPEDSPVLSEGRAGPHKIQGIGAGFVPQVLNTGIYDEIIRVKNEDAFATARELPKTEGLLVGISSGAALWAAAELAKRPENAGKTIVVILPDTGERYLSTPVFAE